A DNA window from Andrena cerasifolii isolate SP2316 chromosome 16, iyAndCera1_principal, whole genome shotgun sequence contains the following coding sequences:
- the LOC143377612 gene encoding protein FAM135A isoform X1 — translation MSDLQATLEFSLELCKFYNVDLFQRGYYQIRTALRVSPKIPVKVEVNQLRNHSLEAPGTSKRFRILYKNEEVTLGTSVLFRAHVLVHSHKIEEVLSRTHFNLGVELWFSELMQPENMACVSSRALQLNFAPTKGLHYHLPVLFDYFHLAAVSITIHACLVALHQPYIKKSILHYVQSCAPRGGKPWLQFKQSATNGDNNAALGNIETTTRCVGSATRIQHAKLAQQEVIRLLLAARESLLNDLADLARLLPSCQQRALELAQNTHKEITKLQMMDSEETDIAQLCAQNIVLWQHFLEAFSGREAVHQHLARIHHQLRVKRFAEGFFVLENPRKSAWGCYDANYQSYQAVSEAARRSRYLASLPPLPVHCPELDGDLTSLPLIFEDQYVDMKQRHRNSDYHSLETRRIRLEPRSHRLASRQPLPSVSNDQNSFLVGKSSVNGDGFPQEPQLLHTATLDRVTYRGSSRKQSHQPGGKYSQTNGLESRRYHTIGKTGSGQSQRNREIQDSMNGSGLQSSHSLIPDPPYKRSNYTATGTDSFLYRTNGTSGRTHGEPDRPRRPKSTERLVDEVDRNEYCDIRRERPRRREERSAVKSPRNGVPCYSDDKHRRQQNEDKGQEMTNEMFYKVMNAMSEPKKEPRVERRKDRHGRRPHSAPVLDVDRPADEGRKCGHRNRKPAPPPPAYQDPAVAPLPKYRHPPPAPTTSVLEVENNNKIILKVEPIKSPMEAPATNGTTPSDTPSAVAPPPNTKRLRCASVPVAQNKVVVPRSAVSLPCMPIRDSKDSLSNNLPVIPNPLSPPSSRPSSPTTSSSSSNLTSECSGWVSSGDTSSSEQRRNAKLSSEQLRQKLWKIVPRKERPPAKESVEEHSYEEVRLPPPKMFQDEPPPPEEFRDPPAIIDNPLYHVYETVKPVRSPKQTKTAPCSPQKNRDRERDRERENVYGARDICLDCYQEGKELLQSTQDDAINFKKCKEEFKRQMSFSGQIYRERKGAQSRFHKRAHSFGYGDLLTPSSVKPLRSNVPLSDYPTLASTMPYFHISNEYRLFSPEGAHLIICVHGLNGNPADLRLVRTYLELSLPGAHLDFLMSKRNRGDTFSDFDTMTDRLVGEILHHIETSGLNPAKVSFIGHSLGTIIIRSALTRPQLRPLLPRLHTFLSLSGPHLGTLYNTSGLVNAGMWFMQKLKKSESLLQLGMKDASDVRRSFMFRLSQKSNLEKFKHVLLCGSAQDRYVPLHSARIELCKAAVRDTTDQGAAYRDMVHNILYPVMSSSGVSLVRYDVHHALPATANALIGRAAHIAVLDSELFIEKFLLVAGLKYFR, via the exons ATGAGCGATCTACAGGCCACTCTCGAGTTCTCCCTCGAGCTTTGCAAGTTCTACAATGTCGACCTGTTCCAGCGCGG GTATTACCAGATCCGTACCGCCCTCAGAGTGTCGCCGAAAATCCCTGTCAAGGTGGAGGTTAACCAGCTGCGGAATC ACTCGTTGGAGGCGCCCGGGACCAGCAAGCGCTTTCGGATCCTCTACAAAAACGAGGAGGTGACGCTCGGCACTTCGGTCCTATTCCGGGCGCACGTGCTCGTGCATAGTCACAAGATCGAGGAGGTGCTCTCCCGCACCCACTTCAATCTCGGCGTCGAGCTATGGTTCAGCGAGCTGATGCAGCCTGAGAACATGGCCTGCGTCTCGTCTAG GGCGTTGCAGCTGAACTTTGCGCCCACGAAGGGGCTTCACTATCACCTGCCCGTGCTATTCGACTACTTTCATCTCGCCGCGGTGTCCATCACCATCCACGCCTGCCTCGTGGCTCTTCATCAGCCCTACATCAA GAAGAGCATTCTTCATTACGTGCAGAGCTG CGCGCCGCGCGGTGGGAAGCCGTGGCTGCAATTCAAGCAGTCGGCAACGAACGGCGATAACAACGCTGCGTTAGGAAATATC GAAACGACGACGAGATGCGTCGGATCAGCGACGAGGATACAGCACGCGAAACTGGCCCAGCAAGAAGTAATCAGGTTACTTCTAGCCGCGAGGGAGTCTTTGCTCAACGATTTAGCCGATCTGGCGCGGCTGCTACCTTCTTGCCAGCAAAGGGCGCTCGAGCTCGCTCAGAACACGCACAAAGAAATCACGAAG TTGCAGATGATGGACTCCGAGGAAACCGATATCGCTCAACTATGCGCACAAAACATCGTCCTTTGGCAGCATTTTCTGGAAGCATTCTCTGGGCGTGAGGCTGTTCATCAGCACCTCGCGAGGATCCATCATCAGCTGAGG GTGAAACGTTTCGCAGAGGGCTTCTTCGTGCTAGAGAATCCCAGGAAATCGGCCTGGGGTTGCTACGATGCGAACTACCAATCCTACCAGGCAGTCAGCGAGGCAGCTCGGAGGTCGAGGTACCTAGCGTCGCTGCCTCCTCTCCCGGTCCACTGTCCTGAATTAGACGGGGATCTTACTTCTCTGCCTTTGATCTTCGAGGATCAGTACGTGGACATGAAGCAGAGGCATAGAAACAGTG ACTACCATTCCCTGGAGACGAGAAGAATTCGCCTAGAGCCACGCAGCCACCGCTTAGCGTCCCGCCAGCCTCTGCCTTCGGTGAGCAACGATCAGAACAGCTTCTTGGTGGGCAAGTCGAGTGTGaacggggacgggttcccgcAGGAGCCGCAGCTCCTCCACACGGCCACCCTGGACCGGGTGACCTACCGAGGCAGCTCCAGGAAGCAGAGCCACCAGCCGGGCGGCAAGTACAGCCAGACGAACGGGCTGGAGTCGCGCAGGTACCATACGATCGGGAAGACCGGTTCGGGGCAGAGTCAACGGAACCGTGAGATCCAGGACTCGATGAACGGCAGCGGCCTGCAGAGCAGCCACTCGCTGATACCGGACCCACCGTACAAACGATCGAATTACACCGCGACCGGCACGGATTCCTTCCTCTACCGCACGAATGGGACCAGCGGGAGGACGCACGGCGAGCCGGACAGGCCGAGGAGACCGAAGAGCACCGAGAGGCTGGTCGACGAGGTGGACCGGAACGAGTACTGTGATATTCGGCGGGAGAGGCCCAGGAGGCGCGAGGAGAGGTCCGCCGTCAAGTCCCCTCGTAACGGGGTGCCGTGCTACAGCGACGACAAGCACAGGCGGCAGCAGAACGAGGACAAGGGCCAGGAGATGACCAACGAGATGTTCTACAAGGTGATGAACGCGATGTCGGAGCCCAAGAAGGAGCCGCGGGTGGAGAGGAGGAAGGACAGACACGGGAGGAGGCCACACTCTGCTCCTGTCTTGGATGTAGATCGTCCAGCGGACGAGGGGAGGAAGTGCGGCCACAGGAACAGGAAGCCCGCGCCGCCTCCGCCTGCTTATCAGGACCCAGCGGTCGCGCCCCTGCCCAAGTACCGCCATCCCCCTCCAGCGCCCACGACGAGCGTCCTCGAGGtggagaataataataaaattattctgaaG GTGGAGCCCATCAAGTCCCCCATGGAAGCGCCAGCGACCAACGGCACAACGCCGTCCGACACGCCGAGCGCCGTTGCACCGCCGCCAAACACGAAAAGACTGAGATGCGCCAGCGTGCCAGTGGCGCAGAACAAGGTGGTGGTGCCGCGGAGCGCTGTGTCATTGCCTTGTATGCCTATACGCGACAGCAAGGACAGCCTTAGCAACAATCTTCCCGTCATTCCGAACCCCCTCAGCCCGCCGTCCAGCAGACCCAGCAGCCCGACCACCAGCTCCAGCTCGAGCAACCTCACGTCCGAGTGTTCCGGCTGGGTGAGCAGCGGGGACACGTCCAGCTCGGAGCAGCGTCGGAACGCCAAGCTCTCCAGCGAGCAGCTGCGTCAGAAGCTGTGGAAGATCGTGCCCAGGAAGGAACGACCGCCGGCGAAGGAGAGCGTCGAGGAGCACTCGTACGAGGAGGTGCGCCTGCCGCCTCCGAAGATGTTCCAGGACGAGCCCCCGCCGCCGGAGGAGTTCCGCGACCCGCCGGCGATCATCGACAACCCTCTGTACCACGTGTACGAGACGGTGAAGCCAGTCAGGAGCCCCAAGCAGACGAAGACGGCGCCCTGCAGCCCGCAGAAGAATAGGGACAGAGAGAGGGACAGGGAAAGGGAGAACGTGTATGGCGCCAGGGACATTTGCCTGGACTGCTACCAGGAGGGCAAGGAGCTGCTTCAGTCGACGCAAGACGACGCGATCAATTTCAAGAAGTGCAAGGAAGAGTTCAAGCGGCAGATGAGCTTCTCCGGGCAGATCTACAG AGAGCGCAAGGGAGCGCAGTCGCGTTTCCATAAACGCGCCCATTCCTTTGGATACGGTGACCTCCTCACCCCGTCGTCGGTAAAACCTCTAAGATCGAATGTGCCTCTTAGTGACTATCCGACCCTGGCCTCGACCATGCCGTACTTCCACATCAGCAACGAGTACCGGCTGTTCTCGCCGGAAGGCGCTCACCTCATCATCTGCGTGCACGGCCTGAACGGCAACCCTGCCGATCTGCGTCTCGTCAGGACCTACTTAGAGCTCAGCCTTCCCGGGGCGCATCTAGATTTTTTAATGTCTAAGAGGAATCGG GGTGATACATTCTCGGACTTCGACACGATGACCGATCGATTGGTGGGCGAAATCCTGCACCACATCGAGACGTCGGGCCTGAACCCGGCGAAAGTCAGCTTCATTGGACATTCTTTAGGGACCATCATCATACGAAGCGCTCTGACGCGGCCGCAGTTGCGACCGCTTCTTCCACGTTTACATACTTTCCTCAGCCTGAGCGGTCCACACTTGGGCACACTGTACAACACCAGCGGACTGGTCAACGCAG GTATGTGGTTCATGCAGAAGCTGAAGAAGTCCGAGTCCTTGCTGCAGTTGGGGATGAAAGACGCGTCAGACGTAAGGCGGTCCTTCATGTTCCGCCTCAGTCAGAAGAGCAACCTCGAGAAGTTCAAACACGTTCTTCTGTGCGGCAGCGCGCAAGATCGATACGTGCCGCTTCATTCCGCACGCATAGAACTCTGCAAAGCTGCCGTTAGGGACACGACCGATCAAG GTGCAGCGTATCGCGACATGGTGCACAACATCCTCTACCCAGTGATGTCGAGCTCCGGGGTGAGCCTGGTGAGGTACGACGTGCATCACGCCCTGCCAGCCACGGCGAACGCCCTGATCGGCCGAGCCGCGCACATCGCCGTCCTCGATTCCGAGCTTTTCATCGAGAAGTTCCTGCTGGTGGCGGGGCTCAAGTACTTCAGATAA